The Pseudosulfitobacter pseudonitzschiae genome includes a region encoding these proteins:
- a CDS encoding FAD-binding oxidoreductase produces MTLTSLTPETEPLLTAVLPADRFRRAEDRYLEEPRGRFRGQSGLVALPRSADEVATLVRLCARHRIGIIPYGGGTGLVGGQIIETGPVPLILSLERMNAVRAVYPDENVAIVEAGVILADVQEAALQAGRLFPLSLAAEGTARIGGNLSTNAGGTGVLRYGNARDLCLGLEAVLPDGSIWHGLSRLRKDNTGYDLRHLLIGAEGTLGIITAAALKLSPRPAYSGTAMLVVESPAAALKLLTLGRDLLGDSISAFELMHRQGMEFLAEKLPDIRRPWDNPPEWCVLVEVGVTAGQNPTDALERLFVAGAEAELVSDGIIAQSQGQSDDFWTVREHIPEANRRVGSVSSHDISVPLGALAEFITKANARINDIGDFRINCFGHVGDGNLHYNVFPMPGKTKADHLAVREQIKRSVHDLVHELGGSVSAEHGIGRLKVGDLERYGDPAKLAAMRAIKGALDPAGIMNPGAVLRG; encoded by the coding sequence ATGACCTTGACTTCACTGACCCCCGAGACCGAACCGCTGCTGACCGCAGTCTTGCCCGCCGACCGCTTTCGCCGCGCCGAAGACCGCTATCTGGAAGAACCGCGCGGGCGCTTTCGTGGCCAAAGCGGCCTTGTGGCGCTGCCGCGCAGTGCGGATGAGGTTGCCACGCTGGTGCGGCTTTGCGCGCGGCACCGTATCGGCATTATTCCCTATGGCGGCGGTACCGGACTGGTGGGCGGGCAGATCATCGAAACAGGCCCCGTGCCGCTGATCCTGTCGCTGGAACGCATGAACGCTGTGCGCGCTGTCTATCCGGATGAAAACGTGGCCATTGTCGAGGCAGGCGTCATATTGGCCGACGTGCAAGAGGCCGCTTTGCAGGCGGGGCGGCTGTTCCCGTTGTCACTGGCTGCCGAAGGCACGGCCCGGATCGGTGGCAACCTGAGCACCAATGCAGGCGGCACCGGCGTGTTACGCTATGGCAATGCGCGCGATCTGTGTTTGGGGCTCGAAGCCGTGCTGCCCGATGGCAGCATCTGGCACGGGCTAAGCCGTCTGCGCAAGGACAACACCGGATACGACCTGCGGCACCTGCTGATCGGGGCCGAGGGTACACTGGGCATCATCACGGCGGCAGCGTTGAAGCTGTCACCACGCCCCGCCTACAGTGGCACGGCGATGCTGGTGGTCGAAAGCCCGGCCGCCGCGCTCAAACTGCTGACGTTGGGCCGTGATCTGCTGGGTGACAGCATCAGCGCGTTCGAACTGATGCACCGTCAGGGGATGGAATTTCTGGCCGAAAAGCTGCCCGACATCCGCCGCCCGTGGGACAACCCGCCGGAATGGTGCGTGCTGGTCGAGGTTGGCGTCACTGCTGGACAGAACCCGACCGACGCGCTGGAACGGCTGTTTGTTGCAGGTGCCGAGGCCGAACTGGTCAGCGATGGCATTATCGCGCAATCCCAAGGCCAGTCGGACGATTTCTGGACCGTGCGCGAACACATTCCCGAAGCCAACCGCCGCGTGGGTTCGGTCAGCAGCCATGACATTTCGGTGCCACTGGGGGCGTTGGCCGAGTTTATCACCAAAGCCAACGCGCGGATTAATGACATCGGCGATTTCCGGATCAATTGTTTTGGCCATGTGGGCGATGGTAATTTGCACTACAATGTTTTCCCGATGCCGGGCAAAACCAAGGCCGACCATTTGGCAGTGCGCGAACAGATCAAGCGATCGGTGCATGATCTGGTGCACGAGTTGGGTGGATCGGTCAGTGCCGAACACGGCATCGGGCGGTTGAAGGTGGGCGATCTGGAACGCTATGGCGACCCTGCAAAGCTGGCGGCGATGCGTGCAATCAAGGGGGCGCTGGACCCTGCGGGGATCATGAACCCTGGCGCGGTGCTGCGCGGGTAG
- a CDS encoding MBL fold metallo-hydrolase: protein MLIRLLTAFSLITGATQAVAQTPPRTPSHCIALAGEIDGAAFVHRASYDTEVAPETVLIHYIDHASFLIRSHGGLNMVTDFTGYIGNVPMIPDVVTMNHAHETHWTAFPDPAISHALNGWGPLGQGITHHLDLGEVLVRNVSTDIRSQYGATEAKGNSIFVFEMAGLCIGHLGHLHHEPDAAQYAAIGRLDVVMAPIDGGMTLDLPTMTRVLKRLKSSVVLPMHWFSDYTLDAFLTGMEDTFAVVEVGGPSLQVSRDRLPSRPTIMVLRPEWLKR from the coding sequence ATGTTGATCCGACTGCTGACAGCTTTTTCTCTGATAACAGGCGCGACACAGGCCGTGGCCCAGACACCGCCGCGCACGCCCAGCCATTGCATCGCGCTGGCGGGTGAAATCGACGGCGCCGCTTTTGTCCACCGCGCCAGCTATGACACCGAGGTGGCGCCCGAGACGGTCTTGATTCACTACATCGACCACGCCAGCTTTTTGATCCGCAGTCATGGTGGGCTGAACATGGTCACGGATTTCACCGGATATATCGGCAACGTCCCCATGATTCCCGATGTGGTCACGATGAACCACGCCCATGAAACCCACTGGACCGCCTTTCCCGATCCCGCGATCAGCCACGCGCTGAATGGCTGGGGGCCGCTGGGCCAAGGGATCACCCATCATCTGGATCTGGGCGAAGTGCTGGTGCGCAATGTCTCGACCGACATCCGCAGCCAGTACGGTGCGACCGAGGCCAAGGGAAATTCGATCTTCGTGTTTGAAATGGCAGGTCTGTGCATCGGCCATCTGGGGCACCTGCACCACGAGCCGGACGCCGCACAATATGCAGCCATCGGGCGTCTGGATGTGGTCATGGCACCGATTGACGGGGGGATGACACTGGACCTGCCAACGATGACCCGCGTGCTGAAACGGCTGAAGTCATCCGTGGTGCTGCCGATGCACTGGTTTTCCGACTATACGCTGGATGCCTTTCTGACGGGCATGGAGGATACTTTCGCGGTGGTCGAAGTGGGTGGGCCGTCCTTGCAGGTGTCACGCGACCGCCTGCCGTCACGTCCGACGATCATGGTGTTGCGTCCCGAATGGCTGAAGCGCTAG
- a CDS encoding GNAT family N-acetyltransferase: protein MLLSKRKLRIETERLTLRPPTHADFRPWAALRAHSKDYLSRWEPSWAEDHLSRKSFTNRVYWAQRSIANGSALPLFLIRRSDEVLVGAITLDNIRRGPSQAGTLGYWTGQMFARKGYMREAIEAVVHYAFTRQDLSRIEAACLPENIASRGLLEKSGFKYEGVAQSYLQIDGRWRTHVLYASLHHDRRGRTDAG from the coding sequence ATGTTGCTGTCCAAGCGGAAACTGCGGATCGAAACCGAGCGCCTGACGCTGCGGCCCCCGACCCATGCAGATTTCCGGCCTTGGGCGGCACTGCGCGCACATTCCAAAGACTACCTCAGCCGGTGGGAACCCAGTTGGGCCGAAGATCACCTGTCGCGCAAATCCTTCACCAACCGCGTGTATTGGGCGCAACGGTCGATCGCCAACGGCTCGGCCCTGCCGCTGTTCCTGATCCGCCGCAGTGACGAGGTGCTGGTGGGCGCGATCACGCTGGACAACATCCGGCGCGGACCCTCGCAGGCGGGAACGCTGGGCTATTGGACGGGCCAGATGTTCGCGCGCAAAGGCTATATGCGCGAGGCCATCGAGGCCGTGGTGCATTATGCCTTCACCCGTCAGGATCTTAGCCGGATCGAGGCCGCCTGCCTGCCCGAAAACATCGCCTCGCGCGGGTTGCTGGAAAAGTCTGGCTTCAAATATGAAGGCGTCGCGCAGTCCTACCTGCAAATCGACGGGCGTTGGCGAACGCATGTTCTTTACGCATCCTTGCACCACGACAGGCGCGGACGTACCGATGCAGGATGA
- a CDS encoding M16 family metallopeptidase encodes MSLQQHRLANGFRIVTEHMPGLASASIGIWVNAGGRHETPKQNGIAHFLEHMAFKGTAKRSALQIAEAIEDVGGYINAYTSREVTAYYARVLEVDVPLALDVIGDILLNPSFDKNEIEIERGVILQEIGQALDTPDDVIFDWLQAQAYPEQPIGRTILGPIERIEAFSRKDLSKFVAQHYGPEEMILSAAGAVDHDSIVKLAEEMFGGMVPTPAFKLAPARFRGGEVRQVKDLEQAHFALAFESPGYRDEEIYVAQIYASALGGGMSSRLFQEVRENRGLCYSIFAQAGAYDDTGMMTIYAGTSGDQVAALSQITIDEMKRAATDMNPAEVARARAQMKAGLLMGLESPSNRAERLARLVQIWDRVPPLEETVARIDAVTTGDVREFAENIAAAAPAALALYGPVDTAPTLEALQERRVA; translated from the coding sequence GTGAGCTTGCAACAGCACCGCCTTGCCAACGGCTTTCGCATCGTGACAGAACACATGCCGGGGCTGGCCTCGGCGTCTATCGGGATTTGGGTCAATGCCGGTGGCCGACACGAAACGCCAAAACAAAACGGCATCGCACACTTTCTCGAACACATGGCCTTCAAGGGCACCGCTAAGCGCAGCGCCCTGCAAATCGCTGAGGCGATAGAGGACGTGGGCGGCTATATCAACGCCTATACCAGCCGCGAGGTCACAGCCTATTACGCGCGGGTGCTTGAGGTGGATGTGCCGCTGGCGCTGGACGTGATCGGGGATATTCTGCTGAACCCGTCCTTTGACAAGAACGAGATCGAGATCGAGCGCGGCGTGATCCTGCAAGAGATCGGGCAGGCGCTGGATACTCCCGACGACGTAATCTTTGACTGGTTGCAGGCACAGGCCTATCCCGAACAGCCAATCGGACGCACGATTCTGGGCCCGATCGAGCGGATCGAAGCATTCTCGCGCAAGGATCTGTCCAAATTCGTGGCCCAGCACTACGGCCCCGAGGAAATGATCCTGTCGGCGGCGGGTGCGGTGGACCACGATTCCATCGTGAAACTGGCCGAAGAGATGTTCGGTGGCATGGTTCCGACTCCGGCGTTCAAACTGGCCCCTGCAAGGTTTCGGGGTGGTGAAGTGCGTCAGGTCAAGGATCTGGAACAGGCGCATTTCGCCCTGGCCTTCGAAAGCCCCGGTTACCGCGATGAAGAGATTTATGTGGCGCAGATCTATGCCAGTGCTCTGGGCGGCGGTATGTCCTCGCGGCTGTTCCAGGAGGTCCGTGAAAATCGCGGTCTGTGCTATTCGATCTTTGCGCAGGCAGGTGCCTATGATGACACTGGTATGATGACCATATATGCTGGCACCAGTGGCGATCAGGTCGCCGCACTGTCGCAGATCACCATCGACGAAATGAAGCGCGCAGCCACCGACATGAACCCCGCCGAAGTGGCCCGCGCACGGGCGCAGATGAAGGCGGGGCTGCTGATGGGGCTGGAAAGCCCGTCCAATCGCGCCGAACGTCTGGCGCGTCTGGTCCAGATCTGGGATCGTGTCCCACCGCTGGAAGAAACCGTGGCGCGGATTGATGCGGTCACCACAGGTGACGTGCGCGAGTTTGCCGAAAATATCGCCGCTGCAGCGCCGGCAGCGCTGGCGCTTTACGGCCCTGTCGACACGGCCCCCACGCTGGAAGCTTTGCAGGAGCGCCGGGTCGCCTGA
- the thrC gene encoding threonine synthase has protein sequence MKYISTRGKAPELTFEDTMLTGLARDGGLYVPSEIPTLSQADIAAMEGQSYEEIAFRVMRPFVGDTFSDAEFRGCIDRAYAGFGHTARAPLVQLDQGHFLLELFHGPTLAFKDFAMQLIGQLFQTALTRRGERVTIVGATSGDTGSAAIEAFRGLDNVDVFVLYPHGRISEVQRRQMTTPTESNVHALAVDGDFDDCQARLKDMFNDFEFRDAVKLAGVNSINWGRVLAQVVYYFSSAVSVGAPHRKVSFTVPTGNFGDIFAGYIAKRMGLPIDRLVVATNQNDILDRCLKGQGYHKGDTVPSISPSMDIQVSSNFERALFDAYGRDSTAVAQLMDELKDGGFDVSQGAMETLQEHYDSGRASEAETEATIATTLKNTTELLCPHSAVGVKVAGDHRITGTPMITLATAHPAKFPDAVKKASGIHPPLPPRMEDLYERAERVTRVANDLAALKDHIKGHIAQ, from the coding sequence GTGAAATATATCTCGACCCGTGGCAAAGCGCCCGAGCTGACATTCGAAGACACCATGCTGACCGGTCTGGCCCGTGACGGTGGCCTGTATGTGCCATCGGAAATTCCGACGCTGTCGCAGGCCGACATCGCCGCGATGGAAGGGCAAAGTTATGAAGAGATCGCCTTTCGTGTGATGCGCCCCTTTGTCGGTGACACGTTCAGCGACGCAGAATTTCGCGGCTGTATCGACCGCGCCTATGCAGGCTTTGGCCACACCGCGCGCGCGCCCTTGGTGCAACTGGATCAGGGGCATTTTCTGCTGGAACTGTTTCACGGACCCACACTGGCGTTCAAAGACTTTGCCATGCAGTTGATCGGCCAGCTGTTCCAGACCGCCCTGACCCGACGCGGCGAACGGGTCACTATCGTTGGCGCCACCAGCGGCGACACAGGCTCGGCCGCCATCGAGGCGTTTCGCGGGTTGGACAACGTCGATGTGTTCGTCCTCTATCCGCATGGTCGCATTTCCGAAGTGCAGCGCCGGCAGATGACCACACCCACCGAAAGCAACGTACATGCGTTGGCTGTGGACGGCGATTTTGACGACTGTCAGGCGCGTCTAAAGGATATGTTCAACGACTTTGAATTTCGCGACGCGGTCAAACTGGCAGGCGTCAACAGCATCAATTGGGGTCGTGTTCTGGCGCAGGTGGTTTATTATTTCTCCTCCGCCGTCTCTGTCGGGGCCCCCCACCGCAAGGTCAGCTTCACGGTGCCCACAGGCAATTTTGGTGACATTTTTGCCGGTTACATTGCCAAACGCATGGGGCTGCCCATTGACCGTCTGGTGGTGGCGACCAACCAGAACGATATTCTCGACCGGTGCCTGAAGGGGCAGGGCTATCACAAAGGTGACACCGTGCCGTCGATCAGCCCGTCGATGGACATTCAGGTATCCTCCAATTTCGAACGTGCGTTGTTCGACGCCTACGGGCGCGACAGCACGGCCGTAGCGCAGTTGATGGACGAGCTTAAAGACGGCGGTTTCGACGTCAGTCAGGGTGCGATGGAAACCCTGCAAGAGCATTACGACAGTGGCCGCGCCTCCGAAGCCGAAACAGAAGCCACCATTGCCACCACCCTGAAAAACACCACCGAACTGCTGTGCCCGCATTCTGCTGTGGGTGTGAAAGTGGCCGGAGACCACCGTATTACAGGCACGCCGATGATAACGCTGGCCACCGCCCATCCGGCGAAATTCCCTGATGCGGTCAAGAAAGCCAGCGGTATTCACCCCCCCCTTCCCCCGCGCATGGAAGACCTCTATGAACGCGCGGAACGGGTGACGCGGGTGGCCAATGACCTCGCTGCGCTCAAGGACCATATCAAGGGACATATCGCACAGTGA
- a CDS encoding SURF1 family protein: MGRILFLISIGLGGAAVLISLGVWQVQRLSWKQAVLADITTRIAAAPVELPSQADPVAMKYLPVAVTGTFDDQVIYVLVSQKQIGAGYRVISPMVTDAGRRVLIDRGFVRVDERDAVTTPTGAASVTGNLHWPEEIDSFTPQPDLNANIWFARDLPAMSKTLNTEPLLIIARETSLPDGPVTPLPVDTAGIPNNHLQYAITWFSLALIWVGMTLVFALRGSRRRPERPNL; the protein is encoded by the coding sequence ATGGGACGCATTCTGTTTCTGATCAGCATCGGGTTGGGCGGCGCGGCTGTCCTGATCTCGCTTGGCGTCTGGCAGGTCCAGCGGTTAAGTTGGAAACAGGCGGTGCTGGCTGACATCACCACCCGTATTGCCGCAGCACCTGTTGAACTTCCAAGCCAGGCCGATCCGGTGGCCATGAAATACCTGCCTGTCGCCGTAACCGGCACCTTTGACGACCAAGTGATCTATGTGCTGGTCAGCCAGAAACAGATCGGTGCGGGCTACCGTGTGATTTCCCCTATGGTGACGGACGCAGGCCGCCGCGTGCTGATCGATCGTGGCTTTGTGCGCGTAGATGAACGTGATGCGGTGACGACCCCGACAGGTGCTGCATCCGTGACTGGCAACCTGCACTGGCCAGAGGAAATCGACAGCTTTACACCGCAGCCGGATCTGAATGCCAACATCTGGTTCGCCCGCGACCTGCCTGCGATGTCAAAGACACTGAACACCGAACCGCTGTTGATCATTGCACGCGAAACGTCGCTGCCGGACGGCCCCGTGACGCCGTTGCCTGTGGACACTGCGGGCATTCCCAACAATCACTTGCAATACGCCATCACATGGTTTTCGCTGGCCCTGATCTGGGTCGGGATGACATTAGTTTTTGCCCTGCGCGGCAGCCGCCGCCGACCAGAAAGGCCCAATTTGTGA
- a CDS encoding cytochrome c oxidase subunit 3 has product MAHAKNHDYHILAPSIEPLLAAVAAFAMLFGGVLWMHDVTPYLFLVGFAGVLYVMFAWWSKVIDESHIGDHTPVVQIGLRYGFILFIMSEVMFFSAWFWSFFKHAIYPMEDYAGSLYVAPEIVPVDALHLPLINTLILLLSGCAVTWAHHALVHENNRKDLITGLALSIILGVAFTALQAYEYAHLLHEGWVFGGDEFYSNFFMATGFHGFHVVIGTIFLLVCLIRAMKGHFTPERHVGFEAAAWYWHFVDVVWLFLFFAVYMWGVPSP; this is encoded by the coding sequence ATGGCCCATGCCAAGAACCATGACTATCACATTCTGGCTCCGTCGATCGAGCCGCTGCTGGCCGCGGTAGCCGCCTTTGCCATGCTGTTTGGCGGCGTGCTGTGGATGCACGACGTTACACCTTATCTGTTTCTCGTGGGCTTTGCCGGCGTCCTTTATGTGATGTTTGCTTGGTGGTCCAAAGTAATCGACGAAAGCCACATTGGCGATCACACGCCGGTTGTGCAGATCGGCCTGCGTTACGGCTTTATCCTGTTTATCATGTCCGAGGTTATGTTCTTCTCGGCATGGTTCTGGTCGTTCTTCAAACACGCCATCTACCCGATGGAAGATTACGCCGGTTCGCTTTACGTGGCACCCGAAATCGTTCCGGTTGATGCGCTGCACCTGCCGCTGATCAACACGCTGATCTTGCTGCTGTCGGGCTGTGCCGTGACTTGGGCGCATCACGCGCTGGTCCACGAAAATAACCGCAAGGATCTGATCACAGGTCTGGCGCTGTCGATCATTCTGGGCGTCGCGTTCACCGCGCTGCAAGCCTATGAATACGCACATCTGCTGCACGAAGGCTGGGTATTCGGCGGCGACGAGTTTTATTCCAACTTTTTCATGGCCACAGGTTTCCACGGCTTCCACGTCGTCATCGGCACCATCTTTCTGCTGGTCTGCCTGATCCGCGCGATGAAAGGGCACTTTACCCCCGAACGCCACGTCGGTTTCGAAGCGGCCGCATGGTACTGGCACTTTGTTGACGTTGTCTGGCTGTTCCTGTTCTTCGCCGTTTACATGTGGGGCGTGCCCAGCCCGTAA
- a CDS encoding cytochrome c oxidase assembly protein, translating into MKRLQGPQRTVVQLVGVVLVMGALSWASVPFYDWFCRVTGFGGTPGRAAEGVDHVLDREITVRFDASVDSKMPWQFKPVQTKMTLRIGETGLAFFEAYNPTDHPIAGSASYNVAPYSAGGYFNKIQCFCFEEQVLAPGERVQMPVTFFVDPEIVDDRDAKYVHTITLSYTFYEIDLPEGYAALDAESNDTNLN; encoded by the coding sequence ATGAAGCGGTTGCAAGGGCCACAGCGCACGGTTGTCCAACTGGTCGGCGTCGTGCTGGTCATGGGCGCCTTGTCGTGGGCTTCGGTGCCGTTTTACGACTGGTTCTGCCGTGTGACAGGCTTTGGTGGCACACCGGGCCGCGCCGCCGAGGGCGTCGACCACGTCCTCGACCGCGAGATTACGGTCCGCTTTGACGCTTCTGTTGACAGCAAAATGCCGTGGCAGTTCAAACCGGTCCAAACCAAGATGACATTGCGCATCGGTGAAACCGGACTGGCCTTTTTCGAGGCATATAACCCCACCGACCACCCCATCGCCGGATCGGCCAGCTATAACGTCGCGCCCTATTCGGCTGGCGGCTATTTCAACAAGATCCAGTGTTTCTGCTTTGAGGAACAGGTTCTGGCACCAGGGGAGCGCGTGCAAATGCCCGTAACTTTCTTTGTGGACCCCGAAATTGTCGATGACCGCGATGCAAAATACGTGCATACGATCACGCTGAGCTATACATTCTACGAAATCGATCTGCCCGAGGGCTATGCCGCCCTTGACGCAGAGAGCAACGATACCAACCTGAACTGA
- a CDS encoding cytochrome C oxidase assembly protein, producing the protein MALKAEHEIHGRRRGRNLGVGLLLAGFVVLVLALTVAKVTSGDFEVPRGETLK; encoded by the coding sequence ATGGCTTTGAAAGCTGAACACGAAATTCACGGCCGCCGTCGTGGCCGCAATTTGGGCGTCGGCCTGTTGCTGGCGGGGTTTGTGGTGCTGGTTCTGGCGCTGACGGTTGCCAAAGTCACCAGCGGTGATTTCGAAGTGCCACGCGGGGAGACGCTGAAATGA
- the cyoE gene encoding heme o synthase, with protein sequence MTDISSQPQVFEAEASFGDYFALMKPRVMQLVVFTALVGMLAAPTGVNPVVGFASILFIAIGAGASGALNMWWDADIDHIMKRTANRPIPAGKVEPGEALSIGVALSGLSVMMLALSANFLAAGLLAFTIFFYAVVYSMWLKRSTPQNIVIGGAAGAFPPVIGWVVATGTMSVEAWLMFALIFVWTPPHFWALALFMKSDYDDAGVPMLTVTHGRKSTRKHILAYTVLLAVLAVGTAFTSIGGLIYLTTAVILNALFLKGAFAIWLRDEAQAEADSYAVEKSFFKLSLLYLFLHFGAIMAEALLRSSGLGGWGWL encoded by the coding sequence ATGACTGACATCAGCAGCCAGCCACAGGTCTTTGAGGCCGAAGCGTCTTTTGGCGACTATTTCGCGTTGATGAAGCCGCGCGTCATGCAGCTTGTGGTGTTCACCGCTTTGGTGGGCATGTTGGCGGCACCGACGGGTGTGAACCCTGTGGTTGGTTTTGCGTCGATCCTATTCATCGCAATCGGGGCAGGGGCCTCGGGGGCGCTGAACATGTGGTGGGATGCCGACATTGACCACATCATGAAACGCACTGCCAACCGCCCGATCCCTGCGGGCAAGGTCGAGCCGGGCGAGGCGCTGAGCATTGGCGTGGCGCTGTCGGGCCTGTCTGTGATGATGCTGGCACTGTCGGCTAATTTTCTGGCGGCGGGCCTGCTGGCCTTTACCATCTTCTTTTATGCTGTCGTCTATTCGATGTGGCTGAAGCGCTCTACACCGCAGAATATCGTGATCGGTGGCGCGGCGGGTGCCTTTCCGCCTGTGATCGGCTGGGTCGTGGCCACGGGCACCATGTCGGTCGAGGCATGGCTGATGTTCGCGCTGATCTTCGTCTGGACGCCGCCGCATTTCTGGGCGTTGGCGCTGTTCATGAAGTCGGATTATGACGACGCAGGCGTGCCGATGCTGACCGTGACGCACGGGCGCAAATCGACCCGCAAACATATTCTGGCCTATACTGTCCTTCTGGCAGTTTTGGCAGTGGGCACCGCGTTCACCTCGATTGGCGGTCTGATCTATCTGACCACCGCAGTGATCCTCAATGCCCTGTTCCTCAAAGGTGCCTTTGCAATCTGGCTCCGTGACGAGGCACAAGCAGAAGCCGACAGTTACGCTGTAGAAAAGTCGTTCTTCAAGCTGTCGTTGCTGTATCTGTTTCTGCACTTCGGTGCGATTATGGCCGAGGCGCTGCTGCGCAGTTCGGGACTGGGAGGCTGGGGATGGCTTTGA
- the coxB gene encoding cytochrome c oxidase subunit II: protein MTKLFPIKGLVSGLFAATAALPAMAQDNLEIIGAPRDGAMGFQPAATELARDLQWLDGMLLVIITAISLFVIALLAWVGYRYNARRHPEPASFTHNSPIEIAWTIIPIVILVLIGAFSLPILFKQQIIPDADITIKVTGYQWYWDYAYVDEGFEFSSYMIGAPATGGQNMMTPEVEQQLVDAGYSKDEFLLATDNAVVVPVGKTIVMQVTGADVIHSWAMPAFGVKQDGVPGRLAELWFTAESEGIYFGQCSELCGINHAYMPITVKVVSEEAYAAWLATAREEFAGLPQSFQVASN from the coding sequence ATGACCAAGCTTTTCCCGATTAAAGGCCTTGTTTCCGGCCTCTTTGCCGCCACCGCCGCACTGCCAGCGATGGCGCAAGACAACCTTGAAATCATTGGCGCGCCGCGCGATGGTGCGATGGGCTTTCAGCCTGCCGCGACCGAACTGGCGCGTGATTTGCAGTGGCTTGACGGCATGCTGCTGGTTATTATCACGGCGATTTCACTTTTTGTCATCGCCCTGCTGGCGTGGGTTGGCTACCGCTATAACGCGCGCCGCCACCCCGAACCCGCAAGCTTTACCCACAACTCGCCCATCGAAATTGCGTGGACCATCATCCCGATCGTGATTCTGGTGCTGATCGGTGCGTTCTCGCTGCCGATTCTGTTCAAACAGCAGATCATCCCCGATGCCGACATCACCATCAAAGTGACCGGCTACCAGTGGTACTGGGATTATGCCTATGTGGACGAAGGGTTTGAATTCTCCAGCTATATGATCGGCGCTCCGGCGACAGGAGGTCAGAACATGATGACCCCCGAGGTTGAACAGCAACTGGTCGACGCTGGCTATTCCAAGGACGAGTTCCTGCTGGCCACAGACAACGCCGTTGTTGTGCCCGTTGGTAAAACCATCGTGATGCAGGTGACCGGTGCAGACGTCATTCACTCGTGGGCGATGCCGGCATTCGGCGTCAAACAGGATGGCGTGCCCGGACGTCTGGCGGAACTGTGGTTCACCGCCGAAAGTGAAGGCATCTACTTTGGTCAGTGTTCGGAACTGTGCGGCATCAATCACGCCTACATGCCCATCACCGTCAAGGTTGTCTCGGAAGAGGCCTATGCCGCATGGCTGGCAACAGCGCGCGAAGAATTTGCAGGCTTGCCACAAAGCTTTCAAGTCGCGTCCAACTAA